A single Thermaerobacter sp. FW80 DNA region contains:
- a CDS encoding YtrH family sporulation protein produces the protein MTRLSLGHLIYVACIAAGIVVGGSLAGGLARLLFVQVPLDAPSSLPVGSLPDLANRLKMWGTFAALGGSMTALQNLESGILGRSFGVAATQLLLILSAFTGAHLAYVALRYLAGAPPDA, from the coding sequence GTGACGCGCCTGTCCCTTGGGCATCTGATCTACGTGGCCTGCATCGCCGCGGGGATCGTGGTCGGCGGCTCCCTGGCGGGGGGCCTGGCGCGGCTGCTGTTCGTCCAGGTCCCGCTGGATGCCCCGAGCAGCCTGCCCGTGGGCTCGCTGCCCGACCTGGCCAACCGGCTGAAGATGTGGGGGACCTTCGCCGCCCTGGGCGGCTCCATGACCGCCCTGCAGAACCTGGAGTCGGGGATCCTCGGCCGGTCCTTCGGCGTGGCGGCGACCCAGCTGCTGCTGATCCTGAGCGCCTTCACGGGCGCCCATCTGGCCTACGTGGCCCTTCGCTACCTGGCCGGGGCTCCGCCCGACGCATGA
- a CDS encoding LacI family DNA-binding transcriptional regulator — MPEPQVPRSGQRTLGATIRDVAQRAGVSQSTVSRVINERGYVSDQTRRRVLEAARALNFRPNFLARSLVQKSTRTLGLVIPDITNPFFPAIVRGVEDAAARAGYTVLLTHTDDDPHREAEAVVQLRERWVDGMIIAPQAYQTSHLHDLVHSGVPTVFIDRVPPRLNVDAVSSDNEHGAWLAVRHLVELGHRCIAHVAGPKTSPTAQARLRGYQRALAEAGISFKRDLVFEGGFRFEGGVYAAKQLLNRRPRPTAVFAANDLMALGVLHATTEAGVEVPHELAVVGFDDILPAVLVSPPLTTVAQNSYDLGARAVELLLDRISGRWQGPGRHVIVSPRLVVRGSCGGRQGGTADG; from the coding sequence ATGCCGGAGCCTCAGGTGCCGCGGAGTGGCCAGCGTACTCTTGGGGCAACGATTCGCGACGTGGCACAAAGGGCGGGCGTCAGTCAGTCCACAGTTTCGCGGGTGATCAACGAAAGAGGTTACGTCAGTGACCAGACGCGTCGCCGCGTGCTTGAGGCCGCCAGAGCCCTGAATTTCCGGCCGAATTTCCTTGCGCGCAGTCTGGTGCAAAAGTCCACGCGTACGTTGGGATTGGTCATACCAGATATAACAAACCCGTTCTTTCCTGCAATCGTTCGTGGGGTCGAGGATGCAGCGGCCCGGGCCGGGTATACTGTTTTGTTAACCCATACCGACGACGACCCTCACCGTGAGGCCGAGGCAGTGGTTCAGTTGCGAGAGCGTTGGGTGGATGGAATGATCATTGCGCCCCAGGCATACCAAACCTCACATCTCCATGACTTGGTGCACTCCGGCGTGCCAACGGTGTTCATTGATCGCGTCCCACCGCGCCTCAATGTGGACGCTGTTTCTTCTGATAACGAGCATGGTGCGTGGCTCGCTGTACGCCACCTTGTGGAACTTGGCCATCGCTGTATCGCCCATGTGGCCGGCCCCAAGACCAGTCCCACTGCGCAGGCTCGTTTGCGCGGCTACCAGCGTGCACTGGCCGAGGCGGGAATCTCTTTCAAGCGAGATTTGGTGTTTGAGGGTGGGTTTCGGTTTGAGGGGGGCGTCTATGCGGCGAAGCAACTGCTCAACCGGCGCCCGAGGCCGACGGCCGTTTTTGCAGCTAATGATTTGATGGCACTGGGTGTGCTCCACGCCACGACCGAGGCGGGGGTCGAGGTTCCACACGAATTAGCGGTCGTGGGTTTCGATGACATTCTACCTGCCGTCTTGGTATCGCCGCCTCTCACGACTGTCGCACAGAATAGCTACGATCTCGGTGCACGCGCAGTGGAACTCCTACTCGATCGCATAAGTGGGCGGTGGCAGGGTCCTGGCCGACACGTAATTGTTTCGCCTAGACTGGTTGTCCGAGGCTCGTGCGGTGGGAGGCAAGGAGGCACGGCCGATGGCTGA